The DNA region CATGTCAAGTTATCAGAAGCTACTGGTCAAGACTTATTAAAGGGATAAAGGCTGGCTCACTGAATCATGGCAATCTTAATTCTGATTGTAAAACCCACGCCAAAAAGTCAGACACAGTTGTCTATGCCTCTAGTCCAAGTTTTAGGGGCGGGGAGACTACCATCTCTGGGACTTCTTGGCCAGCCAGTTTATTCTAATTAGTTAATTCTGGCTTCAGTAAttgtgatggttattcttggctttctttccttccttctttctttctttctttctttctttctttctttctttctttctttcttctttcttccttccttcctttctttcttttcttttcttttttttttccaagacagggtttctctgcatagctctggctgtcctggaactcactctgtataccaagctggccttgaactcagaaatctgcctgcttctgcctctcaagtgaagATTTACCTTATCTAAGCCACCTCCTCTTGGTCCAGCCTgtaaaaagacatggaagaaagaagcttttgCTGTTTTACAGTTTTTCTTCAGTCTTGCTGGCAAATGTGTTCCTCCAATAGTATTAAAGCTTACTTCTTCCAGATTCTGGAGTATATTGAAGACCAGCTGCGACATCCAGTCTTGCAGACTACATTCTTGGATTTTCCATCAGAGACAACCATTGTTGAAATAATCAGACCATAACCTGTAAGTCACTCTAACAaatatcacaccacacacacacacacacacacacacacacacacacacaaacatactcttATTCaatcagttctttttttctagagaactctgactcaCGCACTGACAGAAGAAGTCTCAAAAAATAGAGAAGCAGTTGAAGAAGACATTCAGTGTTGACCCTACATGTCTATATGCCCTcctatacatacaaaatacacgTGTGTTGGTTTTCTCTTGTTATAACAAATCATCATTATAGCAGTACAATTGTTTCTCTTTATTAGAGGtacaaataattttattggaCTGAAATCAAGATGGTACCAAGTTTCAGTTCCTTATGGAGAAAGAAGCAATCTGTTTTACTCCATTTTCCACACCTGGAGACCACGCATATTCATTGGCTTATAGCCCTGTAACAGCTTGTAAGCCAGATATAGAAAGTGTTCTTCTTACAGTATAGTATTGTGACCTTTCTCATCACAATATTTTAGTATCttccatatttttttctccttcaaaagTACCTTAAAATCTATTTAATCTGTTTGGATCAACCAGAATAGCCATTATAATGCACTCAACAAATATAACTACTTTTTGACATGTAATCTGTCATATTCACTGGATAGGATGGAGTAATCTTTAAGAGGTGGGAAGGTGCTCCAGATACAAATAATGAACTCATTAACTTGAATTAGGTAATAATCTTAAATGTGCATGATTTCAAATAATCTTCCCTTTACTCTTTTAGTAGAATTACTATAAGTAGAACTTAAAATAAGTTCATTTATAATAGggtacaaagaaaacaaatgctgttTGAGTAACAGGAAATGCAAACTAGATAAAACAATGGTATACATAAACACTTGTTAGCTCATTGTGGTGGTAACTTAGGTACTTTGAAGGCCAAGGCAACTGAATTCTAAGGTCATAGTTAGTTTGAAATATATACTAAGTACCAGACCAGCTTAGGTTACATAAGAAtaccctgtcaaaaacaaaacaaacacaaatgttgAGGGTAGGACCActatatttaaacaaaacaaccccagTTATTCATTAAGTATAATTTTCTTAGCATTGTGTCTTGGCATCTCTACATGCCATCAGCTAAGGACTAGAcgaaaatctgaaaaaaaaaaaaaaaaagaaaaggttatgaACAActagtaaaacaaaataataaaaaagtaattaaaatccCATTTCctcctaatttatttcttttttaaatttaattattatttttatttacttatttattttgtatcctACTCATTGGCCTGCTCCTGGATACCCCCAACAAAATccttccccatcctccacccTCTTTTTTCTCTGAGTGGGTGGAGGCCCATTGGGTACCCACCCACCCCAGGCACTTAAAgcctctgcaaggctaggcacttcctctcccactgaggccagacaaggcagatcAGCTAGAAGAACACCTCCCacatgcaggcaacagcttttgggataacaCCTCTTTCTAGATGTTCAAGACCCATGTAAGGTCAAACTACACATCTGCTTACaaatgtgtggggaggcctaggtccagcctgtgtatattctttggttggtggttcaaactctgagagctccaagtgtccagattagttgactctttCAGTCTTCCTATCCCCTTTGGAGCCTGCGATCCGTCCTCCTATTCTCCAATatgagtctccaagctccatctactgtttggctgtggatttcTTTATCtgcctgagtcagctgctgataggagcttctcagaagacaacaTGCTCTagtttgcaagcataacagagtatcattagtagagTTAGGGATTAgcacttgcccatgggataggtctcaattgggccagttattggttgtctattccctcagtctctgctccattccctgtGCCtatatttcttatagacaggaaaaattttgggttgaaaatgtGAGTGAGTTAATGTCTCTATCACTACACTAGGGTTCctacctggctataggaggtagtatcttcaggttccatatccccagtgtagAGAATCAAAGCTATAGTCATCCCCATTGATTCTTATGGCCTCCTTTATCATAGGTCTCATTTTGTCCTTGAGATCCCCCTACCTCACCCCCATCAATTGCAGATTTCCACTCATTTTCATGGCTATTAACTatctttcttgttcttcctcatACTTGAAAACCCCCATGACCCTTCCCgttccttcctttcatttacatcctatgactattttattccctcttccaAGTGAGATTCAATCTTTCttactttggccttccttcttgtttaccttctttacgtctgtggagtgtagcatggtaACTGTACATACCATTCCTTTGTTTTTGGATacggattacttcactcaggattatattctcaagttctatcaatttgcctgcaaaattcctgattgtttctttttaataactaaacaatatttcattgtgtaggtgtatcacattttctttatcaattcttcagttgagggacatctaggatgtttacagcttctgggtattatgaataaagctgctatggacatagttgaACTCTGTGGATTTTGGAGTATCTTTCCAGTTATGTCCAGACCTGAAATAGCTGGatcttctataaaaatattttttaacccaTTGGCTGCTttgcaggtagatcaatggaatagaattgaagatccagaaatgaacccacacacctatggtcacttggtatttgacaaaggagctaaaaccatccagtggaaaaaagacagcattttcaacaaatggtgctggctcaactggaggttagcatgtagaagaatgcaaatcaatccattactatctccttgtacaaagctcaagtccaagtggatcaaggacctccacataaaaccagacacactgaaactactagaaaagaaagtggggaggagccttgaacacatgggcaaaggggaaaacttcctgaaaagaacatcaatagcttatgctctaagatcaagaatagacaaatgggacctcataaaattacaaagcttctgtaaggcaaaagacactgtcgtcaataggacaaaacagtaaccaacaaattgggacaagatctttaccaatcatatatctgatagagggctaactaatatccaatatatacaaagaactcaagaagttagactccagagaaccaaataatcctattaaaaaaaatggagtacagagctaaacaaaaagtctcaactgacaaataccaaatggcagagaagcaccatCACTGAGCCAGGagctcttcctgtcttccctccggagaaagaggcaggaagaaggcCCCTGCTCAAAGACCTGCTCCTCTCATGGCCAAGATGCTCAGAGACTACAGATAGTGCTTCTCTAAAAAGTGAACAGCTCCCAGGACCTGGATGGACTGCACACATCCACGCTTCCCTCCAGGAACTGGTCTATGGTACACCCTGGATTTCAGGATCCAGACACACTTCACAGCAGCCACTTCTACAAATTGCACTGGACTTTTTTTTACAACATTTTCCACACCTTACCTTTGGTCCCACCTCACCTTGTAAACCatggtcaaaaataaataaatatatcattctCCCAAGCTATTTTGTGAGTTTGTGTCTTCATATCTGTTGGATGATGGATACACATAAATATAGATACTTGCTtcacagatggacagagagaccAACAGTCTACAGAGAGAATACACAGAGATTAATATATATGGACAAATAGATAATAGAGTCCCAGAGAAGCAGGTCTGTTATTACATGTTGAACTCTGGCAGGTGTACCTGCCATTGGTGCCCACAAAAGAAAGAATCAAGCTGGTGAATCTAAAAGAGATtaaacatgaaaagaataaaagttaataaattaaTACAAAACTCAATTGTGCatttcagtatgtgtgtgtgtgtgtgtgtgtgtgtgtgtgtgtgtgatagagctATGTGTATGTTTTGGATAAAAAACAGGAGTCaaatacctgtacacacacatacacacagaattacagagatacacacagagagaaatcaagatacagagagaaagcaggagagcaaaATTGCAATAAGAATTTCCTGGGCCAAGGTTTCCACACATTATCTCTCATTAGGTCAAGGGTCACAGATATATTGGCACCCACCTTTAGACAATCCCTAAGAGAGGCTCTGGGACCCAAGGTCACATGTTCGGGTCACAAAAGCCATGTTGAAAAACAGTGGAATACCCACCACTTTATAAAGGATGTAGTAAGTAATCACACATCGTTTgtaaaggagggagaaaagggagacaaaCATTGATAGTAACAAATAGAGGGAAAGTCATAATGATGCAATGATGTAGACACACAGGCATCTCCTGATAATGCTGGAAGTAGAGACCTAGAAGACCATAAAATATCATCCTATAAAAGCAAAGGTGTGACTGAGCTGTTTTTATGTACACCTGTACACTTTGAAAGCCACCTGGGAAGAATTAAACAATTTCAAGGGAACAGAGGCTGGCAGCTAGTTGTTGTTTTCGACAATTGAGATTCTCACTTGGCTGAGGTCACATGGCTGGCTCACGTCCATTTTGCACTGTGCAGAAAAGTGTGAGGAAAGCAGATTCTATCctgtttggtttgcttgtttgcttgtttgtttgtttttcttagttaggttggtctattttttttaatttatttttttaattcactgggCAGAAGAAGGCACAAATCAATGGCATACCCTTGAGGCCGACTGGGTTCCCTTGAGTTATGTGTCTCTCTAGAACTAAAGGACTTACAGAGGCTTACCTTTTAGGAGGCTATTAAGtcaggggcttttttttttttttttttttttttttttttttttttttctgtcaggtTAGGGCTTCAACATGGACAGGAATGCTGGAGAGTTGGTGTCTGGGTGTGGCTTACAGACTGTTCAGGAGCAGCTTTATTGAGGAGGAGGCGTGGCCAAGCTTCTACCCATCAGGTGCAGGTATAaaaggagatgcagagagaggcGAGTTGTACTAGGCTGTGTGCAACACAGGTGACTTCCATCGGATGGACTTGACATTTAATTCTTCCCTGGAGGTACTGGCACTTACATGGTACactctggctttcagagtctggATCCACTTCACAACAGCCACTTCTGGAAATTGCAGTGGACTATTGTACATAATTTTCCACACCTTAACTTTGGTCCCATGTCAATTTgtaaaacataatgaaaaagtaaataaatatttactttctctCAGTGTATTTTGTGACTTTTGGTTTATAGATCTCTAGGATGATGGATATAGATAAACATAGAAATTTGCTTCACAGCTGGTCAAGGAGACCAACAGTCTACAGACAGTTCTACAATAATACACAGCAATTAATatatggaggaaaagaaaaacagagtcaCAGAGAAGTAGATCTGTTATTATATGTTGAAGTCTGGCAGGTGAACCTTCCTGTGATACCTAAAAGTAGTAGTTATTAAGCTAATGAATCTaaaagtgttaaaaataaaaagaaaacaactaataaatTGTACACAAATAAATTGTGTGTTTGAACATGTGTGGAtagtgctgtgtgtatgtgtttgaaaaaGAACAGGAGACAaaaacctgcacacacacacacacacacacaacaagggagagaagaagaattagaaagagagagaaggagagagaaactaCATATAGAAATGGGAACAATACTGTCCTAATGttcaaagatttatctatttaggACAAGAGCACAAATATATTGTTACTATCCCTTTGACATCCTTATGAGAGTTCCTGGGATCCAAGCTCATATCAAAGTGCCAGCAAAAGCCCTGGAGAAAACAACTGGTATGTCCACTATTTTATAAAGGATGTATTGAGTAATCACACATAGTTCGTacaggagagacagaaaagggagacAAACATTGATAGTTAGGAAGTGAGAGATATACATAAAGAGGAAGAGTGTCAGCAGACAGAgattcagtgaaaatgaaagactttttcTAGATTACCCTGGAAGTAGAGACATAGAAGCCCAATATAAACATTGACATGCAAAGGTATGTCTATGCTGTTATATATACCATGTCTGTGTGGACAGACTTGGGCAAGGAGCttatgggaagaagaaaggaattagAAGGGACAGAGGCTTGCAGCTAGTTGTTGTTTACAACAATTGGCCAACACAGGTAAAGTTCGTGACCTAAGGATTCTCAATTGGCTGAGGTCACAGGCCTGCGTAGCCATGTTGCATGGTGCAGATAAGTGTAATAGAGTAGAATCCgatttgtttttctctcactACGTGTAATCAAAATGTTCAGTGTTCAGGCTTGCTTGCAGTTGCTTGGTTTGGATGGGCAAGTCACCTCTTCTCATTTTCTGATGTCAGCTTTTTTAGTGTTGTCCTGTTTGTTATCAAGATCCATGTGGCAGTTTCCAGGGAACTGCTGCTTGTTGCTTGTGGTTCCTCAGCAAGGAGCCCATGATTTAATTTCTGATCTAGCAGTCTTGTAGACTTGCTTGTGGAATAGTCTGGAATTTTTTTGTCCTTCCTTTGTCTTCATGACAAAAAGGTGCCTTTTAATTCTGGGTGCAAGGAACAACactgaactaactagtaacctcagagctcccagggactaaaccaccaaccaaagagtacaggtggtgggactaatggctccagcagcatatgtagcagaggatagcctagtcagtcatcaatgggaggagaggcccttggtcctgtgaaggttctatgccgcagtgtaggggaatgccagggccaggaattgggagagagtgggttggtgagcatggggagggaggagggaacagtggtttgttaatgttgctgttttttgttttttgtttttttattgttttgtttttgtttttgtttttttttttggaggggaaactcggaaaggagaaatcatttgacatgtaaataaagaaaatgtctaataaaaaataaaaataaataaataaataaataaataagtaaataaagccaTCTTTGCATTGTTCCTGGGTAGTGCTCCATGTTCACTGCAGCCATCTTTGCCACCCACCACCTCCTTCAATGTAGACTCCTCAGCTTTCTTGCCAGAGTCCTTGAACCTGACTAATTCCTCACTTGCTGCATCAGAAAATTAGCGTTCCCCACCATGTCAGATGGGGCAGTGGACACCAGCTCTGAGATCACCATCAAGGAtttgaaggagaagaagaaagttgtgaaggaggcagagaatggAAGAGAGGCACCTGCCAATGGGAATGCTAATGAGGAAGATGGGGAGCAGGAGGCTGACAATGagggagatgaagaagaggaagaaggtggggaggaagaggaggaggagaaaaatgaggaaactgagtttCCTACGGGCAAgcaggtagctgaggatgatgaggatgatgatgttGACACCAAGAGTCAGAAGACTGATGAGGATGACTACACAGTAAAAGGAGAAGTAACCTTATGCACCATGACCTTCTCACCCTCTACTTTCTGTCTCAGAATTTAAACCTAGTCAGCTTCTAGCAGAGAAGCAGGTCCCACCCACTTCTACTTTCCATTTGTTTTACATTAAATTTCAATTGATTACAGTTCTTcaaattctataaaataaatacactagCTTGTAGGATTTATAAattctttaagttttaaaagtttttacattttttaaaaatataaatattttttaatttattttttctgaacaTTCAGATACTGCAAACTTTAAATATAATCACCTGGTTATACTTTTCACAGCAAAAATATTTTGATACtaataataaaaagaggaaaaagaaaatgtactttagaTTAGTATACCATAATAAGTTTTATAGGagccctattttatttttaaaaatctgcccaTTTTGCtaacatacatatttaatatttatttcaaaatcagTCTATGAACAATGTGAAAAGTACATTTAAACTTGCACACATACTTTCTCCACTATGAATTGCCCTTCTCATGGCTACTCTTAACCTAAGTGTTAGGAAATATTCATGCAATGTTTTGATCAGCAGTACAATAAATTCTTCATTAGCTGAACTTCTGACTGGACATCAACTTTAACGTTATGATTTCCATTCCTTAAAAAGTACATGATCATAGCACAGCACAAGACAAACTACTCAAGGACTTTtgttccattctttccttctggtTATGAATACTTCCTATGTTTTTTTCTAAGCAGAAGAGAAGCCTTGAAGCAGCTCCTCACATTCATTTGGGCAGGCCATGAAGTCTAGTAGAGAATAATGTCATGCCAAATGCACAATGGTCTTTCACACTGTGTTAatgcttagattaaaggcatTGCTTTTTCTACCCAGTGAAATATTACACAACATTGTAACAGAATTAACTATACAGATTAATATGTTTACAGTGTGTCCCTAAATCCTATAGAGACAGAATTCTTAAAAAATCTGACCTCTGGATTTGCCTTAAAATACTTAGTTTGTATTCGATGTAAAATGCCAAATATTCTGCATCAAATTAAATTTTCTAGATAGCTTCTCTCCTTATAGCTGAGGAGAGAAGGTGATACcaatagagaaaggaaagataaataaTACTAAGAGCATTTGAGAAAGCTATacaataacattattttatgagtctaaagaaaaacacatatatttatgtacacatacaatacccacatatatgtgtacacgcacacatacacacacacaaacacatacacagagtttAAGTGGGGAGTTAAACTGCACTGGAAGAAAATATTATTCCCCTTGAGAACCATAGaatatcaaacaacaacaacaacaacaacaacacacaaaaGCATAACAGTACTGCTCAAGGAAATCTTCCTTTGAGTCTTTAGGAGGATCTGAGAGACTCTTCTAACAGTATAGGAAACTGCCATTTCTCTTGGTTTCCTACCAGAAGTTGGGAGTAAATCTGCATGAGAGTTACCTCTGATAATGATGCAAGATTTTAATATCATCCAACTACTGTTAATTGTTCTTTCAAGTC from Mastomys coucha isolate ucsf_1 unplaced genomic scaffold, UCSF_Mcou_1 pScaffold22, whole genome shotgun sequence includes:
- the LOC116104802 gene encoding prothymosin alpha-like, which gives rise to MSDGAVDTSSEITIKDLKEKKKVVKEAENGREAPANGNANEEDGEQEADNEGDEEEEEGGEEEEEEKNEETEFPTGKQVAEDDEDDDVDTKSQKTDEDDYTVKGEVTLCTMTFSPSTFCLRI